In Flavobacterium gelatinilyticum, a genomic segment contains:
- a CDS encoding TonB-dependent receptor — MSINRIKKACFFMFLLTSLTAISQELGKVSGKVSLSGNVPAEGISVVLRGTKYTAVTNTAGQYEIKNVKPGSYTISLHSVGIRPVEENIVVTAKQTTTKNFSLSESQEDLEEVVITKNKYKQDKPSLSLRLQTPVLEIPQNIQIVSAQTLKDQQIISMSDGVIRNVSGAVRLEHWGDLYTNISMRGTQIQAFRNGFNVVSSFWGPLTEDMSFVDHIEFVKGPAGFMLSSGDPSGLYNVVTKKPTGITKGEASVTAGSYDFYRVSLDLDGKLDKKGKVLYRFNGAAQKKGSHRPFEHNDRYVLAPVISYQIDDKTKLTAEYNFQYANMTEVGSFYVFAPEQDGYASRPRNFTMTQPGLPDTNIQDHSGYVMFEHKFDDNWKLTAQTSYFKYMQQGYSSWPGVVGPGPVDRDYDGVKEGDLTEGQIIRNVGIWDAESNMYLGQIFVNGKFNTGAVSHKLLGGIDLGNKDYMADYFQSHDLDTLEDPFNVYNPNYGTPSNGLPNFDRVTPLSVRAAALINSEYAAGYIQDELGFLENKLRLTLAARYTWISQSSGDDVEEDSHVTPRVGISYSIDPNTAVYGLYDQAFIPQFGVLKAGGTLSKPLTGNNIEFGIKRDWFDGSWSTSLSAYRIIKENELVSDPSNGPRDVFKVVLDEKRAQGIEFDVRGKIIDGLNVIANYAFTEAIVTDSKVSNISTGSIVPGYSKHTANAWLNYNFQAGKLKGFGLSIGGTLLADRETDTWSVGLEKLPTYFKLDGGLSYETGKMKVTANVFNILNEYLYSGSYYAPLQAYYWQTEQPRNFRVGIAYKF; from the coding sequence ATGAGTATAAACAGGATTAAAAAAGCCTGCTTTTTCATGTTTCTTTTGACTTCGCTTACCGCGATAAGTCAGGAGTTGGGAAAAGTAAGCGGAAAGGTTTCTTTAAGCGGTAATGTACCTGCCGAGGGTATTTCGGTTGTGCTGCGAGGAACAAAATATACAGCTGTTACAAACACAGCCGGACAATACGAAATTAAGAATGTAAAACCGGGTTCATATACCATTAGTCTGCATTCAGTAGGCATTCGTCCTGTAGAAGAAAATATTGTAGTAACAGCAAAACAAACGACAACTAAAAATTTCTCACTTTCTGAAAGTCAGGAAGACCTTGAAGAAGTGGTTATTACAAAAAATAAATACAAACAGGACAAACCATCTTTATCTTTACGTTTACAGACTCCGGTATTAGAAATTCCGCAGAATATTCAAATTGTAAGTGCCCAGACACTGAAAGATCAGCAGATTATCAGTATGAGCGATGGGGTTATTCGCAACGTGAGTGGTGCTGTACGATTGGAACACTGGGGCGATTTGTATACAAATATTTCCATGCGCGGTACCCAGATTCAGGCTTTCCGCAACGGATTTAACGTAGTTTCTTCGTTCTGGGGACCTTTGACTGAAGATATGAGTTTTGTTGACCACATCGAATTTGTAAAAGGACCGGCCGGTTTTATGCTTTCAAGCGGTGATCCAAGCGGATTATACAATGTGGTTACGAAAAAGCCAACCGGAATTACAAAAGGTGAGGCAAGTGTTACAGCTGGGAGTTATGATTTTTACAGAGTAAGTCTGGATCTTGACGGAAAACTGGATAAAAAAGGAAAAGTATTGTACAGATTTAATGGCGCTGCGCAGAAGAAAGGTTCTCATCGTCCGTTTGAACACAATGACCGATATGTACTTGCTCCTGTGATTTCGTATCAAATAGATGATAAAACAAAATTAACAGCCGAATACAATTTTCAGTATGCTAATATGACGGAGGTGGGATCGTTTTATGTTTTTGCTCCCGAACAGGATGGTTATGCTTCAAGACCACGTAATTTTACCATGACACAGCCGGGATTACCGGATACTAACATTCAGGATCACAGCGGTTATGTAATGTTTGAACATAAATTTGATGACAATTGGAAACTGACTGCACAGACGTCTTATTTTAAATACATGCAGCAAGGTTACAGTTCATGGCCTGGAGTGGTGGGGCCTGGGCCGGTTGACAGGGATTATGACGGAGTGAAAGAAGGCGATCTTACTGAAGGACAAATAATACGAAATGTAGGTATTTGGGATGCAGAAAGCAATATGTATTTGGGACAAATATTTGTAAACGGAAAATTCAATACCGGAGCAGTGAGCCACAAATTATTGGGTGGTATTGATTTAGGGAATAAAGATTATATGGCCGATTATTTTCAGTCTCATGATCTGGATACTCTTGAAGACCCGTTTAATGTTTATAATCCAAATTACGGCACACCGTCAAACGGACTTCCTAATTTTGACCGTGTTACTCCTCTTAGCGTGAGGGCTGCAGCGCTTATAAATTCTGAATATGCTGCAGGTTATATTCAGGATGAACTTGGTTTTCTGGAGAATAAATTAAGGCTGACACTTGCTGCACGTTATACCTGGATCAGTCAGAGCAGCGGCGATGATGTTGAGGAAGACAGCCATGTTACACCGCGAGTTGGTATAAGTTATTCTATTGATCCAAATACAGCTGTGTATGGTTTGTATGATCAGGCTTTTATTCCGCAATTTGGTGTTTTGAAAGCAGGCGGTACATTAAGCAAGCCTTTAACCGGAAATAATATTGAGTTTGGTATCAAAAGAGACTGGTTTGATGGTTCATGGAGCACCAGTTTGTCTGCTTACAGAATTATAAAAGAAAACGAACTTGTTTCAGATCCTTCAAATGGACCCAGAGATGTCTTTAAAGTGGTTTTGGATGAAAAAAGAGCTCAGGGAATTGAATTTGATGTAAGAGGAAAAATTATCGATGGTCTGAATGTAATCGCCAATTATGCTTTTACAGAAGCAATAGTAACAGATTCTAAGGTTTCAAATATAAGTACGGGTTCTATTGTACCCGGATATTCTAAACATACTGCCAATGCATGGCTGAATTATAATTTTCAGGCAGGTAAACTAAAAGGATTTGGCCTTTCTATTGGCGGTACTTTATTGGCAGACCGTGAAACGGATACCTGGAGCGTTGGTCTTGAAAAACTTCCAACTTATTTTAAACTTGATGGTGGTTTGTCATACGAAACCGGTAAGATGAAAGTAACGGCAAACGTGTTTAATATCTTAAATGAATATCTGTACAGCGGTTCGTATTACGCTCCTTTGCAGGCTTACTACTGGCAGACTGAACAGCCAAGAAATTTTAGGGTTGGTATTGCTTACAAATTCTAA
- a CDS encoding acetyl-CoA C-acetyltransferase: MNNIQTPRKVAIVGYNRIPFARANTAYSNVGNTEMMTAALNGLVDKYNLKGQLLGEVAGGAVIKHTYDNNLIRECVMKTALDPATPACDLQQACDTGIESAVYIANKIALGQIDSGIAGGVDSISDMPIAVSEKLRKILLEARQAKSLGGKIKTFLKLRPKDLSPLVPKNEESQTGLSMGGHTEITAKYYKISREDQDQFALRSHLNMSKAYDEGFFDDMITPFNGLEKDNNLRRDSTIEKLAKLNPAFDKANGTLTAGNSTPLTDGASCVLLASEEWAKERGLPILAYITFAEIAAIEYVKKQQNLLLAPLFATSRMLEKAELNLQDFDYYEIHEAFAAQVLATLKIWESPELSAELGLKKTLGAIDREKLNVKGSSLAAAHPFAATGGRLIGVMAKLLNEKGSGRGFISICAAGGQGVTMIIEK; this comes from the coding sequence ATGAACAATATTCAAACACCCCGAAAAGTGGCAATTGTAGGTTATAACCGAATTCCTTTTGCAAGAGCCAACACTGCTTATTCTAATGTTGGAAATACAGAAATGATGACTGCAGCCTTAAACGGACTCGTTGATAAGTACAATTTAAAAGGCCAGTTACTCGGTGAAGTGGCCGGAGGTGCAGTAATTAAACATACGTACGACAATAATCTGATAAGAGAATGCGTGATGAAAACAGCTCTTGATCCTGCTACTCCCGCCTGCGATTTACAGCAGGCCTGCGATACAGGAATCGAAAGTGCGGTTTACATTGCCAATAAAATTGCTCTGGGACAAATTGATTCGGGGATTGCAGGAGGTGTTGATTCTATAAGTGACATGCCGATTGCGGTTAGTGAAAAACTCAGAAAGATTTTACTGGAAGCCCGACAGGCAAAATCTTTAGGCGGAAAAATCAAAACATTCCTGAAACTTCGTCCAAAAGATTTATCGCCTTTGGTTCCTAAAAATGAAGAATCACAGACCGGACTTTCAATGGGCGGTCATACCGAAATCACAGCTAAGTATTATAAAATTTCAAGAGAAGATCAGGATCAGTTTGCTTTAAGAAGTCATTTAAATATGTCAAAAGCGTATGACGAAGGTTTTTTTGATGATATGATTACGCCTTTTAACGGACTTGAAAAAGACAATAACCTGAGAAGAGACAGTACTATTGAAAAACTGGCGAAACTTAATCCGGCATTTGATAAGGCAAACGGAACTTTAACAGCCGGAAATTCAACTCCTTTAACTGATGGTGCCTCTTGTGTGCTTCTGGCATCAGAAGAATGGGCAAAAGAACGTGGATTACCTATTCTGGCTTACATTACTTTTGCCGAAATTGCAGCAATTGAATATGTAAAAAAACAGCAGAATCTTCTTTTGGCACCTCTTTTTGCTACATCCAGAATGTTGGAAAAAGCAGAATTGAATTTGCAGGATTTTGATTATTATGAAATTCACGAAGCTTTTGCCGCGCAGGTTTTAGCCACTTTAAAAATCTGGGAAAGCCCGGAACTGAGTGCTGAATTGGGTTTGAAGAAAACTCTTGGCGCAATAGACCGCGAAAAACTAAATGTAAAAGGAAGCAGTCTTGCCGCTGCACATCCTTTTGCCGCAACCGGAGGCCGGTTAATTGGCGTTATGGCGAAATTATTAAACGAAAAAGGTTCCGGAAGAGGGTTTATTTCTATTTGTGCCGCAGGCGGACAAGGTGTTACTATGATAATCGAAAAATAA
- a CDS encoding FMN-dependent NADH-azoreductase: MSKRILNIVTSTKGETSFSNQLSKAVIEKLLNTNPGSQVETLDLSKTPLPYLTDSHINAVYTPAENQTEEQKAALKFSDEAIQTLVNSDFIVIGVPLYNFGIPAVLKGWIDQVARAGKTFSYADGSPKGLLTDKKVYLSIASGAIFSEGPYKSYDFSESYLRTVFGFLGMTDVTTFRVEGTAIPDFAENALPKALSSVEEFAF; the protein is encoded by the coding sequence ATGAGCAAAAGAATTTTGAATATAGTGACAAGCACCAAAGGCGAAACTTCATTTAGTAACCAGTTATCAAAGGCAGTGATCGAAAAGCTGTTAAACACGAATCCGGGAAGTCAGGTAGAAACCCTTGACCTTTCTAAAACCCCGCTGCCTTATTTAACAGATTCACATATAAATGCCGTTTACACTCCTGCTGAAAATCAGACAGAAGAGCAAAAAGCAGCACTTAAATTTTCAGATGAAGCAATTCAGACTTTAGTCAATTCTGATTTTATTGTAATTGGCGTTCCCTTATACAATTTTGGGATTCCTGCCGTATTAAAAGGCTGGATCGATCAGGTGGCAAGAGCTGGAAAAACGTTTAGTTACGCCGATGGTTCGCCAAAAGGATTACTGACTGATAAGAAAGTATATCTGTCAATCGCATCAGGTGCCATATTTTCTGAAGGTCCATATAAAAGTTATGATTTTTCAGAATCGTACCTTAGAACGGTATTTGGGTTTTTAGGAATGACCGATGTTACGACTTTTAGGGTAGAAGGAACCGCAATTCCAGATTTTGCCGAAAATGCCCTGCCAAAGGCGCTGTCTTCTGTAGAAGAATTTGCTTTTTAA
- a CDS encoding winged helix-turn-helix transcriptional regulator, translating into MEMETETKFIDCIKDCEPQECIAALLPVRDALEVLSGRWKLPILIALGERPKRFKEISKDINGITDKMLSKELKDLEMNKLVIRKVYDTFPPTVEYSRTEHSKSLGSVILALRDWGTLHRKEIIGPRS; encoded by the coding sequence ATGGAAATGGAAACTGAAACAAAATTTATTGATTGTATAAAAGACTGTGAGCCACAGGAATGCATTGCAGCCTTATTGCCTGTACGGGATGCACTGGAGGTTTTAAGCGGCAGATGGAAACTTCCCATTCTGATTGCCCTTGGAGAACGTCCAAAACGATTTAAGGAAATTTCGAAAGATATTAACGGAATTACAGATAAAATGCTTTCAAAGGAGCTGAAAGATCTTGAAATGAACAAGCTGGTCATAAGAAAGGTTTACGACACCTTCCCGCCTACTGTTGAGTATTCGAGAACAGAACACAGCAAATCTTTAGGAAGTGTTATTCTAGCTTTGAGAGACTGGGGTACTTTACACCGAAAAGAAATTATAGGACCAAGAAGCTAA
- a CDS encoding dihydrodipicolinate reductase C-terminal domain-containing protein has protein sequence MKIGLIGFGKTGKSVASILLENEKFSLEWVLRQSSVLEHRSVPEFFGIQSDEPGLIYSSSHTPVEELLEKHPVDVIIDFSSSEGIYTYGETAAKKKIKIISAISHYKDKELKLLKKLADKTTVFWSPNITLGVNYLLFAAKFLKKIAPWVDIEVNEEHFKAKEGTSGTAVKIAEALDIEKENINSVRAGGIVGKHEVIFGFPYQTVRLIHESISREAFGNGVIFVAENLKEKEKGLYNFEDILTPYFVV, from the coding sequence ATGAAAATAGGATTAATCGGATTCGGAAAAACTGGAAAATCAGTAGCTTCAATACTATTAGAAAATGAAAAATTCAGCCTTGAATGGGTTTTAAGACAAAGCAGTGTTTTAGAACACCGATCAGTTCCCGAGTTTTTTGGAATCCAGTCAGATGAACCCGGCTTAATCTATTCAAGTTCCCACACTCCAGTAGAAGAACTTCTTGAAAAACATCCGGTTGATGTGATCATAGATTTTTCGTCCAGTGAAGGAATTTATACATATGGTGAAACGGCAGCCAAAAAGAAAATTAAAATTATCTCGGCCATCTCGCATTATAAGGATAAAGAATTGAAACTACTGAAGAAACTGGCCGATAAAACCACGGTTTTCTGGTCTCCAAATATCACTTTGGGAGTGAATTATTTATTGTTTGCGGCAAAGTTTTTAAAGAAAATTGCTCCGTGGGTCGATATCGAAGTAAACGAAGAACATTTTAAAGCCAAAGAAGGAACTTCGGGAACAGCAGTCAAAATTGCGGAAGCGCTGGATATCGAAAAAGAAAATATAAATTCAGTAAGAGCAGGAGGGATCGTTGGAAAACACGAAGTTATCTTCGGATTTCCGTATCAGACAGTGCGCTTAATTCATGAATCTATTTCAAGAGAAGCTTTTGGAAACGGTGTTATTTTTGTTGCCGAGAATTTAAAAGAAAAAGAAAAAGGTCTTTATAATTTTGAAGATATTCTTACTCCTTACTTTGTTGTTTAG
- a CDS encoding DUF1810 domain-containing protein: protein MAYNNNELLRFLDAQNKLYLTALDEIKKGKKESPWMWFIFPQIKGMGSSDTSKFYEIKNADEAIAFLEHPILGKHLVEITSELVKKEEETVSDIFGTPDAEKLQSCMTLFASVQNTQPVFQEVLHKYFDGSSDFHTLQLLYSNL from the coding sequence ATGGCTTACAACAACAATGAATTACTTCGTTTTTTAGATGCCCAGAATAAATTGTATTTAACGGCTCTGGACGAAATCAAAAAAGGCAAAAAGGAATCTCCGTGGATGTGGTTTATTTTTCCGCAGATAAAAGGAATGGGTTCAAGCGATACTTCTAAATTCTACGAAATCAAAAATGCCGACGAAGCCATTGCTTTTCTGGAACATCCTATTTTAGGAAAACATCTGGTTGAAATTACTTCGGAATTAGTAAAAAAAGAAGAAGAAACCGTAAGCGATATATTTGGAACACCGGATGCCGAAAAGCTTCAATCCTGTATGACACTCTTTGCCAGTGTACAAAATACGCAGCCGGTTTTTCAGGAAGTTTTGCATAAATATTTCGACGGATCATCTGATTTTCATACACTGCAACTATTATACAGTAACCTGTAA
- a CDS encoding ABC transporter ATP-binding protein, whose translation MLTAKNLTKKYGDHIALKALNLTINEGEIFALLGQNGAGKTTTINLFLGFIEPTSGELEINNISVTENTQETKKHVAYIPETVMLYPNLTGLENLKFFSSLAGFKYSKGELTYFLNKAGLQTTAHDQYLGGYSKGMRQKVGIAIAIAKKAKVLLLDEPTSGLDPKASNEFSQILKELSADGTAILMATHDIFRAREVASHIGIMKQGNLVTVIEADKISANELENLYLQTV comes from the coding sequence ATGCTTACAGCAAAAAATTTGACCAAAAAGTATGGCGATCACATCGCTTTAAAAGCCTTAAACTTAACAATAAACGAAGGAGAGATCTTTGCGCTTTTGGGTCAGAACGGAGCCGGAAAAACCACTACAATCAATTTATTTCTGGGTTTTATTGAACCTACATCAGGCGAATTGGAAATCAACAATATATCGGTTACTGAAAACACGCAGGAAACCAAAAAACATGTCGCTTATATTCCTGAAACCGTAATGTTGTACCCTAATTTAACAGGTTTAGAGAACCTTAAATTTTTCTCTTCACTGGCCGGTTTCAAATATTCTAAAGGCGAACTGACTTATTTTTTAAACAAAGCCGGATTACAAACCACGGCACATGATCAGTATCTGGGCGGTTATTCTAAAGGAATGCGTCAAAAAGTAGGTATCGCCATTGCTATAGCCAAAAAAGCGAAAGTACTTTTACTGGACGAACCTACAAGCGGACTGGATCCAAAAGCTTCTAATGAATTTTCTCAGATTTTAAAAGAACTTTCGGCAGATGGAACGGCAATTTTAATGGCAACGCACGATATTTTCAGGGCAAGAGAAGTCGCATCGCACATCGGGATCATGAAACAGGGAAACTTAGTTACGGTTATCGAAGCCGATAAAATCTCGGCCAACGAACTGGAAAACTTGTATTTACAGACAGTTTAA
- a CDS encoding TonB-dependent siderophore receptor: MKNIFYILFLTGLANQIQAQEIKGKVVDSNSKETIIGASVQLLNSDKETITDSDGNFTIEGQGILEISFVGYQSIRVKSGSGFLTIALQVDRNELQTVEIVGRSSKKYNSDYSFAATKTAALNKDIPQSISTVTKELIADKGAFYLADAVKMSSGVIPASYYNQYTIRGISQNEEGQIINGMRTRQYYFLQPLTSNIERVEVIKGPSSAAFSSVDPGGSINMVTKKPLTTDRKEISMSAGSFSTLRGTLDFTGPLNDSKTLLYRVNGAYQQAKSFRDLVNNKSFLISPSFSYIPNEKTAINTELIISDMTGILDRGQPIFGAVAGKTSLTKTPISLNLGAPDDYFKSKEMILTTNFTHKFNSKIGFNAAYMKQTWTEDLQEHRTNNAFAVDMNNQPVTSLAMMQFIEREQNWDIDNLSAYLNFDFKTGKLNHKLLTGYDLSSWNKNKGGGQNAARGYLLNDGTVAATFVPTNAANYQTVTIDGIVLPKPNVEYFNLNNPKYTITSPEDYTLNVRTALPSALTTTNAIYIQNQIQWEKFTFLLGLRNEWFADITNYETSNELKVKKSALLPRIGITYAVNSIINVYTTYLEGYQPQSNTVTLMPQTGNLAGGSLFDPLESNLKEAGIKTTFLNNSITFNAAVYEINQRNILMNANDPVNPDLLVTRGAERSRGFECDLAGYITPDWQINASYSYIDAEIIRDSNPALIGARKQNTPKNSANLWTRYNFAADSALKDLGIGLGVQYQSSKVPWFTRDFTLPDFTIFDAALFYKPSQSNVQIALNAGNLLNKTYWLGAQNYFRLFPGSPRNASLTVTYKF; this comes from the coding sequence ATGAAAAACATATTCTATATTCTATTCTTAACCGGTCTTGCCAATCAGATTCAGGCACAGGAAATAAAAGGAAAAGTAGTTGACAGTAATTCTAAAGAAACGATTATTGGAGCATCAGTTCAATTATTAAATTCTGATAAAGAAACAATTACAGATTCAGACGGAAATTTCACGATTGAAGGACAGGGAATATTAGAAATTTCTTTTGTAGGATATCAATCCATACGGGTAAAATCGGGTTCAGGGTTTCTTACTATTGCGCTTCAGGTTGACCGAAACGAATTGCAGACGGTCGAAATCGTAGGACGTTCGTCTAAAAAGTACAACAGTGACTATTCGTTTGCCGCGACCAAAACAGCTGCACTAAACAAAGATATTCCGCAGTCTATTTCGACAGTGACCAAAGAATTAATTGCAGACAAAGGCGCTTTTTATCTGGCCGATGCAGTAAAAATGTCCAGCGGCGTTATTCCGGCAAGTTATTACAACCAATATACAATCCGCGGGATCAGTCAGAACGAAGAAGGACAGATTATTAACGGAATGCGAACGCGCCAGTATTATTTTCTGCAGCCTTTAACGAGTAATATCGAACGTGTAGAGGTTATAAAAGGACCCTCGAGTGCTGCATTTTCATCTGTTGACCCGGGCGGCAGCATCAATATGGTGACCAAAAAACCACTGACAACAGACCGAAAAGAAATCAGCATGAGCGCCGGAAGTTTCAGCACCCTGCGCGGCACACTTGATTTTACAGGTCCGCTGAACGATTCCAAAACCCTTTTATACAGGGTAAACGGAGCATATCAACAGGCCAAATCGTTTCGGGATTTAGTTAACAATAAATCGTTCCTCATTTCGCCTTCTTTCAGTTATATTCCAAATGAAAAAACAGCAATCAATACCGAATTAATTATCAGCGATATGACCGGAATTCTGGATCGCGGTCAGCCTATTTTTGGTGCTGTGGCCGGAAAAACCAGTTTAACCAAAACACCGATCAGCCTGAATCTGGGAGCTCCGGATGATTATTTTAAATCGAAAGAAATGATCCTGACCACCAATTTTACACATAAATTCAATTCTAAAATTGGTTTCAATGCCGCTTATATGAAACAAACCTGGACAGAAGACCTTCAGGAACACCGTACAAACAATGCTTTTGCGGTTGACATGAACAATCAGCCTGTTACGAGCCTGGCAATGATGCAGTTTATAGAACGTGAACAGAATTGGGATATTGACAATTTGAGTGCCTATTTAAATTTCGATTTTAAAACCGGAAAGCTCAATCATAAATTACTGACAGGTTATGATTTAAGCAGCTGGAACAAAAACAAAGGCGGCGGACAAAACGCGGCCCGGGGTTATTTACTGAATGACGGAACTGTTGCTGCAACTTTTGTTCCTACAAATGCCGCAAATTACCAAACGGTTACGATTGACGGTATTGTACTGCCAAAACCCAACGTTGAATATTTCAATTTAAATAACCCGAAATATACAATCACGAGTCCGGAAGATTATACACTAAATGTCCGTACTGCCCTTCCATCGGCATTAACGACAACAAATGCGATTTATATTCAGAATCAGATTCAGTGGGAGAAATTCACTTTTTTACTAGGTTTACGAAATGAGTGGTTTGCTGATATTACTAATTATGAAACCAGTAACGAATTAAAGGTTAAAAAATCGGCTTTGCTGCCAAGAATCGGGATAACTTATGCGGTAAACAGCATTATAAATGTTTATACTACCTATCTTGAAGGCTATCAGCCCCAATCGAACACCGTAACTTTAATGCCACAAACGGGAAATTTAGCAGGCGGCAGTTTGTTTGATCCTTTAGAAAGTAATCTGAAAGAAGCGGGCATCAAAACTACCTTCTTAAACAACAGCATTACTTTTAACGCAGCAGTTTATGAGATCAATCAGCGCAATATTTTAATGAATGCCAATGATCCTGTAAATCCCGATCTGCTGGTTACAAGAGGTGCCGAAAGAAGCCGTGGTTTCGAATGCGATTTAGCCGGTTACATCACACCCGACTGGCAGATTAATGCATCCTACAGTTATATTGATGCCGAAATTATCCGCGACAGCAATCCGGCATTAATTGGAGCCAGAAAACAGAACACGCCAAAGAACAGCGCCAATTTGTGGACTCGTTACAACTTTGCTGCAGATTCTGCTTTAAAAGATCTCGGAATTGGTCTCGGGGTTCAGTACCAAAGCAGTAAAGTGCCCTGGTTTACCAGAGATTTTACTCTTCCTGATTTTACCATTTTCGACGCGGCATTGTTTTACAAACCAAGTCAAAGCAATGTACAAATTGCCCTTAATGCCGGCAATTTATTAAATAAAACGTATTGGTTAGGTGCACAGAATTATTTCCGTTTATTTCCCGGAAGTCCAAGAAATGCAAGCCTTACCGTAACTTATAAATTTTAA
- a CDS encoding ABC transporter permease, whose protein sequence is MTFLHTELLIARHFKNSVFKNPAVYIITFFIGVLLLYAVFLGWDNYNSQNETSEKYQHESREDWLKNPDKNPHRMAHYGNFAFRKNTSLSVFEFGMEPFFGNAIFLEAHKQNTANFSEAGFSNSMLRFGEISIAMVFQVLLPLLIFFLGFNAVAYERENGTLKLLLSQGINWKQLLFGKILGIAGVIMLLFIPAVIILVFVWLLLQNFTISADDTFKMILFVGFHFIYLMFFCVIAVLVSASSKTSKKALVSLIGIWLILTIILPRTTQAIGAYLYEAPSKVQFGSNIEKDILKQGDSHNPNDVHYKAIKDSLLRTYKVDSVQKLPFNYSGFIMTEGERISSNIYNQHLEDLLKIYAKQNSFSKAVSFLNPYIAMKNLSMGLSNTDYDSYIDFQKQAEVYRYNMAQKMNALQIKYISNKKPGPNDKPLTIGKEHWADVEEFHYEPKGIADVLKTEILSIISITLWIIILFFLIRFAAKNLKAI, encoded by the coding sequence ATGACTTTTTTACATACAGAACTCCTTATAGCCCGACATTTTAAAAATTCAGTTTTTAAAAATCCGGCTGTTTACATCATAACATTTTTTATTGGCGTGCTGCTTTTGTACGCTGTATTTTTGGGCTGGGACAATTACAACAGCCAAAACGAAACGAGCGAAAAATACCAGCATGAATCGCGAGAAGACTGGCTGAAAAATCCGGATAAGAATCCGCACAGGATGGCGCATTACGGCAATTTTGCTTTTAGAAAAAATACTTCGCTGAGTGTTTTCGAATTTGGTATGGAACCGTTTTTCGGGAATGCTATTTTCCTTGAAGCGCACAAACAAAACACCGCCAATTTCTCCGAAGCCGGTTTCTCTAACAGTATGCTTCGCTTTGGCGAGATCAGTATTGCCATGGTTTTTCAGGTTTTACTGCCCCTGCTGATTTTTTTCTTAGGGTTTAATGCCGTGGCTTACGAAAGAGAAAATGGGACTTTAAAACTGCTTTTAAGTCAGGGAATCAACTGGAAACAACTTTTATTTGGGAAAATTCTCGGCATTGCCGGTGTTATAATGCTGCTTTTTATTCCGGCCGTAATTATATTGGTTTTCGTATGGCTTTTGCTTCAAAACTTTACAATTTCTGCAGATGATACTTTTAAAATGATCTTGTTTGTTGGGTTTCATTTTATTTATCTGATGTTTTTCTGCGTGATTGCCGTTTTGGTTTCGGCGTCAAGCAAAACATCAAAAAAAGCGTTGGTTTCGCTAATTGGAATCTGGCTGATCCTGACTATTATCCTGCCAAGAACTACGCAGGCAATTGGTGCTTATTTATATGAAGCTCCGTCAAAGGTTCAGTTTGGCAGCAATATCGAAAAAGATATTCTCAAACAAGGCGACAGCCACAACCCAAACGATGTGCATTACAAAGCAATAAAAGATTCTTTGCTGCGAACATACAAAGTCGATTCGGTACAAAAACTGCCTTTCAATTATTCCGGATTTATTATGACCGAAGGTGAAAGAATCAGCTCTAATATTTACAATCAGCACCTGGAAGATCTTCTTAAAATTTATGCGAAACAGAATAGTTTTTCAAAGGCGGTTTCATTCCTGAATCCGTATATCGCAATGAAGAATTTATCTATGGGATTATCGAATACTGATTATGATTCGTACATCGATTTTCAGAAACAAGCCGAAGTATACCGTTATAATATGGCGCAGAAAATGAATGCTTTGCAGATAAAATACATCAGCAACAAAAAGCCGGGACCAAATGACAAACCGCTTACAATTGGCAAAGAACACTGGGCTGATGTTGAGGAATTTCATTATGAGCCAAAAGGAATTGCTGACGTTTTAAAGACCGAAATTCTCTCTATAATCTCGATTACGCTCTGGATTATAATCTTGTTTTTTCTTATTCGTTTCGCAGCCAAAAACCTTAAAGCAATCTAA